From Geomonas agri, one genomic window encodes:
- the tssF gene encoding type VI secretion system baseplate subunit TssF has protein sequence MSDDFLDYFERELSFLRETGSDFARKYPKIAGRLLLEPGKCEDPHTERLIEAFAFLCARIQRKIDDGVPEITQSLLQVLYPQLTAPIPSLSVVKFAPLFRNVPEAGYQVPKGTPLFSKPVDGVSCQFRTTYPVTLCPLEVIDASLQAPVKLVKGAQQVVRVRLLLHSASFAGDRLRFYLNGQPQHVFPLYQLLLNHLCSVEYVPPGASAADSLQLPSACLRPVGFASDEGLLPYPEQSFPGYRLLLEYFAFPHKFLFLDLTGTSALWKCAASGDAVDLLFYLDTHAPESVVVGPETFCLYATPVVNSFQKIAEPIRHNHGKSEYRIVPDVRGEGAFEVLSVDEVMTYEATSLRELKCYRPVFSGDGVEDSAGVWQSQRRPASRLHDAGTEVFLSLCEPVDAATVPMEETVLVRVTSSNRDLPVRIPFGDSNGDFETESTAPITSINCLLKPTPSLRPFLDGSQQRRLISHLSLNYISIVEGGAAALKQLLSLYDFASSSITRHQISGIVSVSSRTVTRRIGSAFCRGLEVTVVFNEDKYVGSGVYLFASILERFLGQYVSINSFVQLVAVSASNDAVIKRWPARTGDKVLL, from the coding sequence ATGTCCGATGACTTCCTCGACTACTTCGAAAGAGAGTTAAGCTTCCTGCGTGAGACGGGGAGCGACTTCGCTAGAAAGTATCCCAAGATCGCCGGGAGACTACTGCTCGAGCCCGGCAAGTGCGAGGACCCGCACACGGAGCGGCTCATTGAGGCCTTCGCATTCCTGTGCGCCCGCATTCAGCGCAAGATCGACGACGGCGTGCCGGAAATCACCCAGTCGCTGTTACAGGTGCTCTATCCGCAATTGACGGCGCCGATCCCGTCTCTGTCGGTGGTGAAGTTCGCGCCCCTGTTCAGGAACGTGCCGGAGGCGGGCTACCAGGTCCCCAAGGGGACGCCTCTCTTCTCCAAACCCGTTGACGGCGTGTCCTGCCAGTTCAGGACTACCTACCCTGTCACCCTCTGCCCGTTGGAGGTAATCGATGCCTCTTTGCAGGCGCCAGTAAAGCTGGTGAAAGGCGCGCAGCAGGTGGTGCGGGTTCGTTTGTTGCTGCACAGCGCCTCCTTTGCCGGGGACAGGCTGCGGTTTTATCTGAACGGTCAGCCCCAGCACGTTTTCCCGCTGTACCAGTTGCTGCTGAATCACCTTTGCTCTGTTGAATATGTGCCGCCCGGTGCCTCGGCCGCTGATTCCCTGCAACTGCCATCGGCTTGCCTGCGGCCTGTTGGCTTCGCTTCAGATGAGGGACTTCTGCCATACCCGGAACAGTCTTTCCCTGGGTATCGGCTGCTCCTCGAGTACTTCGCCTTTCCGCACAAGTTCCTTTTCCTCGATCTGACTGGCACCTCCGCACTCTGGAAATGTGCTGCCTCCGGTGATGCCGTCGATTTATTGTTTTACCTGGATACGCACGCGCCGGAGTCCGTGGTGGTTGGGCCGGAGACTTTCTGCCTCTATGCGACCCCCGTCGTCAACAGTTTCCAAAAGATTGCTGAGCCGATCAGGCACAACCACGGCAAGAGTGAGTACCGGATCGTTCCTGACGTAAGAGGTGAGGGGGCCTTCGAGGTACTGAGTGTCGATGAAGTCATGACTTACGAGGCGACTTCCCTTCGTGAGCTAAAGTGCTACCGCCCGGTGTTTTCAGGGGACGGCGTAGAGGATAGTGCAGGGGTATGGCAGTCTCAACGGCGGCCGGCTTCGCGCCTGCACGACGCCGGCACCGAGGTTTTCCTTTCCCTTTGTGAGCCTGTCGATGCTGCCACTGTTCCGATGGAAGAAACGGTTTTGGTCCGCGTCACCAGCTCCAACCGTGACCTCCCTGTCAGGATTCCTTTCGGCGATTCCAACGGAGACTTTGAGACTGAGTCCACCGCCCCGATTACCTCGATCAACTGTCTTCTCAAACCGACGCCCTCTTTACGTCCGTTTCTCGATGGCTCGCAGCAACGTCGCCTGATCTCACATCTCTCCCTGAATTACATCTCCATCGTAGAAGGAGGTGCCGCAGCGCTGAAGCAACTGCTGTCCCTCTATGACTTTGCCTCGTCCTCTATCACCCGTCACCAGATAAGCGGCATCGTCTCAGTGAGTTCGCGCACGGTTACCAGAAGAATAGGATCAGCCTTTTGCCGCGGATTGGAAGTGACGGTTGTCTTCAATGAGGACAAGTACGTCGGCAGCGGCGTCTACCTGTTCGCGTCGATTCTGGAGAGGTTCCTGGGACAGTACGTTTCCATCAATTCCTTCGTGCAGCTTGTGGCCGTGAGCGCAAGCAATGATGCGGTCATCAAGCGGTGGCCGGCCCGAACCGGCGACAAGGTGCTGCTGTGA